The Cohaesibacter intestini genome has a window encoding:
- a CDS encoding TRAP transporter large permease, producing MTISLIAFAILLVLVFLRVPIAFAMALVGGGGFAYMRGMEAAGAMVGNAVFETGFSYSLSVVPLFIFMGNVLAGSGIAQGLFSGADRIFGRMKGGLAMATIFSCGGFSAVCGSSLATAATMSKVAMPSMRKYGYHDSLATGSIAAGGTLGILIPPSVILIIFGLLTESDIGKLFIAGIIPGLLGVLLYLAAVMVAVRFQPDLAPDVTEPHPISRKDMVGVLATVGLFVFIMVGIYGGFFTPIEAAGMGAAMSVVIAALVGGFSLKGLGSALVDAAKASAMIFAIIIGAEIFGNFVTFAGLPDELGDMVYDLGLNAWMVIFIIVVIYLLLGTVLESLSMILLTVPVFYPLLYTLDFGTGVLADPEMALIWFAVIVVVATEISLITPPVGMNIFVLRSVLPEVPLKTMFKGIFWFWVADIVRITLIVLFPSISLYLLS from the coding sequence ATGACCATTTCTCTTATCGCCTTTGCCATCCTTCTGGTTCTGGTCTTTCTGCGTGTTCCCATCGCCTTTGCCATGGCCTTGGTCGGTGGCGGCGGCTTTGCCTATATGCGCGGCATGGAAGCGGCTGGCGCCATGGTCGGCAATGCAGTGTTCGAAACCGGGTTTAGCTATTCCCTGTCCGTCGTGCCGTTGTTCATCTTCATGGGCAATGTGTTGGCCGGATCGGGCATTGCGCAGGGATTGTTTAGCGGGGCTGACCGGATCTTTGGCCGGATGAAGGGTGGCCTTGCCATGGCAACCATCTTTTCGTGTGGCGGATTTTCTGCCGTTTGCGGCTCATCACTGGCGACTGCAGCCACGATGTCGAAGGTGGCGATGCCCTCGATGCGCAAATATGGCTATCATGACAGCCTTGCCACCGGATCGATTGCGGCGGGGGGCACGCTTGGTATCCTTATTCCACCGTCAGTCATTCTGATCATCTTCGGCCTTCTGACCGAAAGCGACATTGGCAAGCTGTTCATTGCCGGGATCATTCCCGGACTGCTGGGTGTATTGCTCTATCTGGCGGCGGTGATGGTGGCAGTGCGCTTTCAGCCCGATCTGGCCCCGGACGTCACCGAACCGCACCCGATTTCGCGCAAGGACATGGTTGGTGTGCTGGCAACCGTTGGCTTGTTCGTCTTCATCATGGTGGGGATCTATGGCGGTTTCTTCACGCCGATTGAAGCGGCCGGAATGGGCGCTGCCATGTCGGTTGTGATTGCCGCTCTGGTCGGTGGCTTTTCGCTCAAGGGGCTCGGGAGTGCTTTGGTGGATGCCGCCAAGGCCTCGGCCATGATCTTCGCCATCATCATTGGCGCAGAGATCTTTGGCAATTTCGTCACTTTTGCCGGGCTGCCCGATGAGCTGGGCGATATGGTCTATGATCTGGGACTGAATGCCTGGATGGTGATTTTCATCATCGTGGTGATCTATTTGCTGCTTGGCACGGTGCTCGAAAGCCTGTCGATGATCCTGCTGACGGTGCCGGTCTTCTATCCATTGCTCTATACGCTTGATTTCGGCACGGGTGTTCTGGCCGATCCCGAGATGGCGTTGATCTGGTTTGCGGTGATTGTGGTCGTGGCGACCGAGATCTCGCTGATCACCCCGCCGGTGGGGATGAATATCTTTGTCCTGCGCTCGGTGCTGCCAGAAGTGCCATTGAAGACCATGTTCAAGGGCATTTTCTGGTTCTGGGTGGCGGATATCGTGCGGATCACGTTGATCGTGCTGTTCCCGAGCATATCGCTCTATTTGCTGTCCTGA
- a CDS encoding VOC family protein: MKLDQIHHVAYRCKDAKQTVEFYTKMLNMDFILAIAEDRVPSTHEPDPYMHLFLDAGMGNVLAFFELPTKPEMGRDENTPVWVQHIAFKVKDRDTLIAFKEHLEANGVDVLGVTDHSIFHSIYFFDPNGHRVELACPDPQEEALLKRLDAVKWDMLEEWSRTKKAPQHAAWLHAKELDKELGKTEGGESLDA, encoded by the coding sequence CTGAAGCTCGACCAGATCCATCATGTGGCCTATCGCTGCAAGGATGCCAAACAAACTGTTGAATTCTACACCAAGATGCTCAACATGGATTTTATTCTGGCGATTGCCGAAGACCGCGTGCCTTCGACCCATGAGCCGGACCCCTATATGCATCTGTTTCTTGATGCGGGCATGGGCAATGTGCTGGCTTTCTTCGAGCTGCCAACCAAGCCGGAAATGGGGCGGGATGAGAATACCCCGGTCTGGGTTCAGCATATTGCTTTCAAGGTCAAGGATCGCGACACGCTGATCGCTTTCAAGGAGCATCTGGAAGCCAATGGCGTGGATGTGCTTGGGGTGACGGATCATTCGATTTTCCATTCAATCTATTTCTTTGACCCCAATGGCCATCGGGTTGAACTGGCCTGTCCTGACCCGCAGGAAGAAGCGCTCTTGAAGCGGCTGGATGCGGTGAAATGGGATATGCTCGAGGAATGGTCGCGCACCAAGAAGGCCCCGCAGCATGCGGCATGGCTGCATGCCAAGGAACTGGACAAGGAACTGGGCAAGACTGAAGGCGGGGAGAGCCTTGATGCTTAA
- a CDS encoding FAD-dependent oxidoreductase, translated as MLNTYDWPDFAYVQSEEQRAGAPVRHPVMVVGAGPIGLTMALDLASRGIAVVVIDDNNTVSVGSRAVCYAKRPLEIWERLGVAGRMIDKGISWKRGRVFFRDKEVYDFDLLPEEGHKIPAFINLQQYYLEEYLVAACEASDLIELRWKHKLVSLEQKSDHARLEIETPDGAFASEASWVIACDGANSSVRGMVGADFTGQFFQDRFLIADIVMKADFPTERWFWFDPDFHKGQSALLHKQSDDVWRLDFQLGWDCDPEEEKKPENIIPRVKAMLGADVEFELEWGSVYQFACRRVDEFRKGRVIFAGDSAHQVSPFGARGANTGVQDADNLGWKLAAVLRGDAPEALVDSYHLERAYAADDNLLNSTRSTDFITPKNAASLRYRNAVLDLSRNHAFARPLVNSGRLSSPTPYADSPLNTPDADTWQGSMRPGTCIADAPIVVDGQEEWLIHCLGEGFTLLVFGLDSEPVDAGPFTPTILIEGKDFVDVEGLAADRYDGRKGAAYLIRPDQHVAARWRTFDPEAIRKAISRATAGGVK; from the coding sequence ATGCTTAACACCTATGACTGGCCGGACTTTGCCTATGTCCAGTCCGAGGAGCAACGTGCGGGTGCGCCCGTCCGCCATCCGGTGATGGTGGTCGGGGCTGGACCGATTGGTTTGACCATGGCGCTCGATCTGGCCTCGCGCGGCATTGCGGTGGTGGTCATCGACGACAACAACACCGTCTCGGTCGGTTCGCGGGCGGTGTGCTATGCCAAGCGGCCGTTGGAAATCTGGGAACGCCTCGGGGTTGCGGGCCGAATGATCGACAAGGGCATCAGTTGGAAGCGTGGGCGGGTCTTCTTCCGTGACAAGGAAGTCTATGATTTCGATCTGCTGCCTGAAGAGGGTCACAAGATCCCGGCCTTCATCAACCTGCAGCAATATTATCTCGAGGAATATCTGGTTGCGGCCTGCGAGGCCTCCGACCTTATTGAGTTGCGCTGGAAGCACAAGCTGGTGTCGCTAGAACAGAAGAGCGATCACGCCCGTCTGGAGATCGAGACGCCGGACGGAGCATTCGCCAGTGAGGCCAGTTGGGTGATTGCCTGCGACGGGGCCAACTCGTCGGTGCGCGGCATGGTTGGGGCGGACTTTACCGGGCAATTTTTCCAAGACCGCTTTCTGATTGCCGATATCGTGATGAAGGCGGATTTCCCGACCGAACGCTGGTTCTGGTTTGACCCGGATTTTCACAAGGGCCAGTCGGCCTTGCTGCACAAGCAATCGGATGATGTCTGGCGGCTGGATTTCCAACTCGGGTGGGATTGCGATCCGGAAGAAGAGAAGAAGCCGGAGAATATTATCCCACGGGTCAAGGCAATGCTCGGCGCGGATGTGGAGTTCGAGCTGGAATGGGGCAGCGTCTACCAGTTTGCCTGTCGTCGGGTGGATGAGTTCCGCAAGGGGCGGGTGATCTTTGCGGGCGACTCGGCCCATCAGGTCTCACCTTTTGGGGCGCGTGGGGCCAATACGGGCGTGCAGGATGCGGACAATCTGGGCTGGAAACTGGCGGCTGTGCTGCGCGGTGATGCGCCAGAGGCCTTGGTTGATAGCTATCACCTTGAGCGAGCCTATGCGGCAGATGACAATCTGCTGAATTCGACCCGCTCGACGGATTTCATCACGCCGAAAAATGCCGCCTCGCTGCGCTATCGCAATGCTGTGCTCGATCTGTCACGCAATCATGCCTTTGCGCGGCCTTTGGTCAATTCTGGACGTCTGTCTTCTCCCACACCTTATGCCGACAGTCCGCTCAACACCCCGGATGCGGACACATGGCAGGGCAGTATGCGGCCCGGAACTTGCATTGCCGATGCACCGATTGTCGTCGATGGTCAAGAGGAGTGGTTGATCCATTGCTTAGGCGAAGGCTTCACCCTTCTGGTGTTCGGCTTGGATAGCGAGCCGGTTGATGCTGGGCCTTTTACGCCGACGATTCTGATTGAAGGCAAGGACTTTGTTGATGTCGAGGGACTGGCTGCCGATCGCTATGACGGGCGCAAGGGGGCGGCCTATCTGATCCGCCCGGACCAGCATGTGGCAGCGCGTTGGCGCACGTTTGATCCAGAGGCCATCCGCAAGGCGATCAGTCGTGCGACGGCAGGAGGTGTGAAATGA
- a CDS encoding DUF2783 domain-containing protein: MSLILTPNIERPDCFYEALTVAQRDLSEAAANDMNARLVLILANQVGCLEDLKQAIELASPAALLDENAGDAPQASGFAAAE, from the coding sequence ATGAGTCTGATCCTGACCCCCAATATCGAGCGTCCCGACTGCTTTTACGAGGCGCTGACCGTGGCGCAACGGGACCTGTCCGAGGCAGCCGCCAATGACATGAATGCGCGGCTTGTGCTTATTCTGGCCAATCAGGTTGGTTGCCTTGAGGATTTGAAACAAGCGATCGAATTGGCCAGCCCGGCGGCCTTACTGGACGAGAATGCCGGCGATGCGCCACAGGCTTCGGGCTTTGCAGCAGCCGAATAG
- a CDS encoding MarR family winged helix-turn-helix transcriptional regulator, with translation MDLDSFFPYRMAIAAEGFSRNISSVYGQTYGLSREEWRLLYLLAKAGKLDSQELSRRTTLDKVQVSRASQRLEDKKLITRAISKKDRRLRDFRITKAGTALFDEIKPKIDAQAEQILSAMPTEDRAALSQGIESLIRAIRAQENGET, from the coding sequence ATGGACCTAGACTCTTTCTTTCCCTATCGCATGGCCATTGCGGCTGAAGGCTTTTCGCGCAACATTTCCAGCGTCTATGGCCAGACCTATGGCCTGTCACGCGAAGAATGGCGCTTGCTTTATCTGCTGGCAAAGGCGGGAAAGCTGGATTCGCAAGAACTGAGCCGCCGCACCACCCTCGACAAGGTGCAGGTCAGTCGTGCCTCTCAACGGCTCGAAGATAAAAAGCTGATCACCCGCGCCATCTCGAAAAAAGATCGCCGCCTGCGTGACTTCCGCATCACCAAGGCGGGCACCGCTTTGTTTGACGAGATCAAGCCCAAGATCGACGCTCAGGCCGAACAAATCCTCTCAGCCATGCCAACCGAAGACAGAGCTGCACTCAGTCAAGGCATCGAAAGCCTGATCCGTGCCATCAGGGCGCAGGAAAACGGCGAGACATAA